A window from Candidatus Binatia bacterium encodes these proteins:
- a CDS encoding TonB-dependent receptor encodes MMARSLWVVLLLLDLLVVPTPRTWAQDAPPEAEKDRGRIEEIIVTARRREELLEDTPISITAVTADALRETGVTRLNQIQELVPNLTFYSGRSGTTSAVFIRGVGQVNSIITFDPGVGIYVDGVFLARAAGSVLNVSDIAQVEVLRGPQGTLFGKNTVGGAMNITTVQPKEELEGWAFVRAGSFDSVQTRAMVNIPVDFGWLEDKLFTRFSFSSENSTGYTKNTFQNRNGNTRNSLAFLGAARFLPTEDIEFLLKGSWFRDHTTSKGGECVVVTDPSPLSGLIQEPGFLPACRDSQPYRFQADTASIADLESYGLWGVGTWDLGDAGPAENLSLKSITSWREQVPQIREDGDMTQFRVLQLNDIPGDPPFNGEAGHQQQISQEIQLQGDALEGNLSYIGGYFTYWETADATQTIESLTKAPASLGGSSRAHVAVDNWSWALFAQATYDPLEWLSLTAGLRYTEEKKGFAKNQMNVLNGDIMVDADESEVFTAWTPMANLSIRAPDDWIDSTPFDHLLGYLTYSQGFKGGGFNGNTRSGVPDQLQPFDPETLDSYEIGFKTISWEQKLIFNVSLFYGDYSDIQVSTVVPGSGFLAEIVVRNAAKATTKGGEFELTALPFDGAQIIGSIGFVDATYDDFSSVSALDNSVIDRAGEPFNDIPAFQSRLTLQYSYELPAFGPDWLDGWITPRLDWFYRSAVNYQFPELTQAVQGGYNLLHGRLSYDFNNDRSQVAFWARNLTDEAYFQQVLPTASTLGTATRYYESPRSLGVELSHRF; translated from the coding sequence ATGATGGCGCGGTCGCTCTGGGTCGTTCTACTCTTGCTCGATCTTCTCGTCGTCCCGACACCCCGGACATGGGCCCAAGACGCCCCCCCGGAAGCCGAGAAAGACAGGGGTCGGATCGAGGAAATCATCGTTACGGCCCGCCGTAGGGAAGAACTCCTCGAGGACACGCCGATCTCGATCACGGCGGTCACGGCGGACGCACTCCGCGAGACCGGCGTCACGCGCCTGAATCAGATCCAGGAACTCGTCCCTAACCTGACCTTCTACTCAGGCCGCTCCGGAACGACCTCCGCCGTCTTCATACGCGGCGTCGGGCAGGTGAATTCCATCATCACGTTCGACCCCGGCGTCGGGATCTACGTCGACGGGGTCTTCCTCGCACGCGCGGCCGGCTCGGTGCTGAACGTATCGGACATCGCACAGGTCGAGGTCCTGCGCGGCCCCCAGGGGACGCTATTCGGCAAGAACACGGTCGGCGGTGCGATGAACATCACCACCGTGCAGCCCAAGGAGGAGCTCGAAGGCTGGGCGTTTGTCCGAGCCGGTAGCTTCGACTCGGTCCAAACGCGCGCAATGGTCAACATTCCGGTCGACTTCGGCTGGCTCGAGGACAAGCTCTTCACCCGCTTCTCGTTCTCCTCCGAGAACAGCACGGGCTACACGAAGAACACTTTCCAGAATCGGAACGGGAATACGAGGAACTCCCTCGCGTTCCTGGGAGCCGCTCGCTTTCTGCCCACCGAAGACATCGAGTTCCTCTTGAAGGGGAGTTGGTTTCGCGACCATACGACGAGCAAGGGCGGAGAATGCGTCGTGGTGACGGATCCGTCGCCGCTCTCCGGGCTGATCCAGGAACCGGGCTTCCTGCCCGCGTGCCGCGATAGCCAACCATACCGCTTCCAAGCCGACACCGCGTCCATCGCGGACCTCGAGAGCTACGGCCTGTGGGGCGTCGGCACCTGGGACCTCGGCGATGCCGGCCCCGCCGAGAACCTCTCACTGAAGTCGATCACTTCGTGGCGCGAGCAGGTTCCTCAGATCCGCGAAGACGGCGACATGACGCAGTTTCGCGTTCTGCAATTGAACGACATTCCCGGCGATCCACCGTTCAATGGAGAGGCGGGCCATCAACAACAGATCAGTCAGGAAATCCAACTCCAGGGCGATGCCCTCGAAGGCAACCTCTCCTACATCGGAGGCTACTTCACCTATTGGGAGACGGCGGACGCGACCCAGACGATCGAGTCGCTCACGAAAGCGCCGGCGAGTCTCGGCGGAAGCTCGCGAGCCCACGTCGCCGTCGACAACTGGTCGTGGGCCCTGTTCGCCCAAGCTACGTACGATCCGCTCGAGTGGCTGAGCCTTACCGCCGGGCTCCGGTACACCGAGGAGAAGAAGGGCTTCGCGAAGAATCAGATGAACGTCTTGAACGGCGACATCATGGTCGACGCAGACGAGAGCGAGGTCTTCACCGCGTGGACTCCGATGGCGAACTTGTCCATCCGCGCACCCGACGATTGGATCGACTCAACACCCTTCGATCACTTGCTCGGCTACCTCACCTACAGCCAAGGCTTCAAAGGCGGTGGCTTCAACGGCAACACGCGCAGCGGTGTCCCCGATCAACTCCAACCGTTCGACCCGGAGACGCTCGACTCGTACGAGATCGGCTTCAAGACGATCTCATGGGAACAGAAACTCATCTTCAACGTCTCGCTCTTCTATGGCGACTACTCCGACATCCAGGTCTCCACCGTCGTTCCGGGCAGTGGCTTCCTCGCGGAGATCGTGGTGCGGAACGCGGCAAAGGCGACCACGAAAGGCGGTGAGTTCGAGCTTACCGCCCTCCCCTTCGACGGCGCGCAGATCATCGGCTCGATCGGCTTCGTCGATGCCACCTACGACGACTTCTCGAGCGTGAGCGCTCTCGACAATTCCGTGATCGACCGGGCGGGCGAGCCGTTCAACGACATTCCGGCGTTCCAATCACGCCTGACATTGCAGTATTCCTACGAGCTCCCTGCGTTCGGGCCCGACTGGCTCGACGGCTGGATCACACCGCGACTCGACTGGTTCTATCGAAGCGCCGTGAACTACCAGTTCCCGGAACTCACCCAGGCCGTACAAGGCGGATACAACTTGCTCCACGGCCGCCTTTCCTACGATTTCAACAACGACCGCAGCCAGGTCGCGTTCTGGGCCCGAAACCTGACCGACGAAGCCTACTTCCAGCAGGTCCTCCCAACAGCCAGCACCCTCGGAACCGCAACGAGGTACTACGAATCCCCGCGCTCGTTAGGAGTAGAGTTGAGCCACCGCTTCTGA
- a CDS encoding DUF4331 family protein — protein MFAGTVEDPFWIDLGAAFDSLNFPPGAFDTSVPGVPDDAQDADDQTNFAADDGSGFDVNAIVIEVPIRMLTQDRMTHAANDPSRGACCQSPSRRGSTCSRW, from the coding sequence GTGTTCGCCGGCACCGTCGAAGATCCGTTTTGGATCGATCTTGGTGCCGCGTTCGATTCGCTGAACTTCCCACCGGGGGCGTTCGACACCAGTGTCCCCGGAGTACCGGACGACGCACAAGACGCCGATGACCAAACGAACTTCGCGGCGGACGACGGTTCCGGCTTCGACGTAAACGCGATCGTCATTGAAGTTCCGATCCGGATGCTCACGCAGGACCGAATGACACACGCGGCGAACGACCCCTCGCGCGGGGCGTGCTGCCAGTCGCCGAGCCGCCGCGGCTCGACCTGCTCCCGCTGGTGA
- a CDS encoding sulfotransferase has protein sequence MERFIIGTGRCGSTLLSTMLGLAPEMVSINEFFNGLHGVGRFSPGMIDGPGFWEMVTAPHAFVTMVTSRGHLVDEVAYPFDKPGMRYGRNDDLPWLLVAVLPRLTEDPDALFDEARAFVNARPEQPRAEHYRDLFGWLAEKSGGTLWNERSGSGIDYTEGLAGLYPDARFVHIHRSGEETALSMREHAAFRLAVSIVYDLDPEVDVATALAHVRPEEGKDDPLARLLERRPAAEHFGRFWADQLASGYRAVKSLRPEQYREVRLEDLVVSPVETLREIAGFFEMDLGAGDWVARAAGLVRQVPPPRLARLPPAERAALVAACRTGNQLLGREAAGRAETDAVGAYGESATGRG, from the coding sequence GTGGAACGCTTCATCATTGGGACCGGTCGGTGCGGTTCGACGCTTCTGTCGACCATGCTCGGCCTCGCGCCCGAGATGGTCTCGATCAACGAGTTCTTCAATGGCCTGCACGGGGTCGGTCGGTTTTCGCCCGGCATGATCGACGGTCCGGGCTTCTGGGAGATGGTCACGGCGCCGCACGCCTTCGTCACGATGGTGACGAGTCGAGGGCATTTGGTGGACGAGGTCGCGTACCCGTTCGACAAACCCGGGATGCGCTACGGTCGCAACGATGATCTTCCGTGGCTGCTCGTCGCCGTCCTGCCGAGACTCACCGAGGACCCAGACGCGCTGTTCGACGAGGCGCGTGCCTTCGTGAATGCACGGCCCGAGCAGCCGCGCGCGGAGCATTACCGAGATCTCTTCGGTTGGCTCGCCGAGAAGAGTGGCGGCACGTTGTGGAACGAGCGCTCTGGCTCCGGGATCGATTATACGGAGGGGCTCGCGGGCCTGTATCCTGACGCGCGCTTCGTCCACATCCATCGTTCCGGCGAGGAGACCGCGCTCTCGATGCGCGAGCATGCGGCGTTTCGACTCGCCGTGTCGATTGTCTACGACCTCGATCCAGAGGTCGACGTGGCGACGGCTCTGGCGCACGTTCGCCCCGAAGAGGGGAAGGATGATCCGCTCGCGAGACTTCTGGAGCGTCGCCCGGCGGCGGAGCACTTCGGCAGGTTCTGGGCCGATCAGCTCGCCTCGGGCTACCGCGCCGTGAAGAGTCTACGACCCGAGCAGTACCGGGAGGTCCGGTTAGAGGATCTCGTCGTGTCACCGGTTGAGACGCTTCGTGAAATAGCCGGATTCTTCGAGATGGACCTCGGCGCGGGGGATTGGGTCGCGAGGGCGGCTGGGCTGGTGCGCCAGGTGCCCCCGCCTCGCCTGGCGCGTCTGCCTCCCGCAGAGCGCGCGGCCCTCGTGGCGGCGTGCCGGACCGGGAACCAGCTCCTGGGGCGCGAGGCGGCGGGGCGAGCGGAGACGGACGCCGTCGGCGCGTACGGCGAATCGGCCACTGGCAGGGGCTGA
- a CDS encoding OB-fold domain-containing protein encodes MNSTEESLSAPHILDYTYKRSLGAVLSKFFTGLRDKKLFGVKRKDGSVLFPPKEYDPDTSESIDELVPVKDTGVVTSWAWVAVPRKQQPLDKPFAYALIQLDGADTSFLHAVDGGSEGAMKTGMRVKARWADETIGSIKDIACFEPA; translated from the coding sequence ATGAACTCCACTGAGGAATCCCTCAGCGCTCCGCACATTCTGGATTACACGTACAAGCGCTCTCTTGGCGCGGTCCTGTCGAAGTTCTTCACGGGCCTACGAGACAAGAAGCTCTTCGGCGTGAAACGGAAGGACGGTTCCGTCCTCTTTCCGCCCAAGGAGTACGATCCCGATACGAGCGAATCGATCGATGAACTCGTTCCGGTGAAGGACACCGGGGTCGTCACGAGCTGGGCCTGGGTGGCGGTGCCGCGAAAGCAGCAGCCGCTCGACAAGCCCTTCGCGTACGCACTCATCCAGCTGGATGGCGCCGATACGTCCTTCCTGCACGCTGTCGACGGTGGCAGCGAAGGGGCGATGAAGACCGGCATGCGGGTGAAAGCCCGTTGGGCCGACGAGACCATCGGTTCCATCAAGGACATTGCCTGCTTCGAGCCGGCCTGA
- a CDS encoding ribokinase codes for MSRVFVVGSINVDLVARADRQPRPGETLVGMEFATHPGGKGANQAVAAARLGAETWMVGRVGDDGFGGEQMAFLGAQGLRVEHVVRTEGVATGVALIVVASDGENSIVVVPGANGRVEPDDVVADFSEGDVVVCQFEIPLPTVAAVLGRARAAGATTILNAAPSLPGGASSLGCADVLVVNESELAYLAERPEPNPSDTAAVFAGLRAARTDSSQTVVATLGGHGVVALAGHREIILAGHPARVVDTTAAGDTFVGALAARTAAGDDLEGALSYANLAASICVERAGAGPSIPTAAEVACRVGDVG; via the coding sequence ATGTCGAGGGTATTCGTCGTCGGATCAATCAACGTGGACCTCGTCGCTCGAGCGGATAGGCAGCCTCGGCCGGGTGAGACGTTGGTGGGGATGGAGTTCGCGACGCATCCCGGTGGGAAGGGGGCGAATCAGGCGGTGGCCGCGGCGCGGCTTGGTGCCGAGACCTGGATGGTCGGTCGGGTCGGCGACGACGGCTTCGGTGGGGAGCAGATGGCGTTCCTCGGAGCGCAGGGACTGCGGGTCGAGCACGTCGTTCGGACCGAAGGCGTCGCCACGGGTGTGGCGCTGATTGTCGTGGCCTCGGACGGTGAGAATTCGATCGTCGTCGTTCCCGGCGCCAACGGTCGCGTCGAGCCCGACGACGTCGTCGCCGACTTCTCCGAGGGCGACGTCGTCGTCTGTCAGTTCGAGATCCCCTTGCCCACGGTCGCCGCGGTTCTCGGCCGGGCCCGTGCCGCGGGCGCGACCACGATCCTGAACGCGGCGCCGTCTCTTCCAGGGGGCGCGTCGAGTCTCGGCTGCGCCGACGTCCTCGTCGTGAACGAGAGCGAGCTCGCCTACTTGGCCGAGCGGCCCGAGCCGAACCCGTCGGACACCGCCGCAGTGTTCGCGGGCCTGCGCGCCGCCCGGACCGATTCGTCTCAGACCGTCGTAGCGACCCTGGGTGGGCACGGCGTGGTAGCGCTTGCCGGACACCGCGAAATCATCCTCGCCGGACATCCCGCGAGAGTCGTCGACACGACAGCCGCCGGCGACACGTTCGTCGGCGCTCTCGCTGCGCGCACGGCCGCCGGCGACGATCTCGAAGGCGCGCTCTCCTACGCGAACCTCGCCGCCTCGATTTGCGTCGAGCGAGCCGGCGCCGGCCCCTCGATACCCACCGCCGCCGAGGTCGCCTGTCGGGTCGGGGACGTTGGTTAG
- a CDS encoding DUF4331 family protein, which translates to MLPVAEPPRLDLLPLVNYAPPIAAEGTPPGPVADLLPLNTGAPPTAEADRSRLGLLAGDRPGNPNGLRVSDDVTDIASRAIAGVLAGPPFDGFAHNQIDDGVNANDAPHLETFPYVGYAHCGVDSRHVDPSEIGCTRTCP; encoded by the coding sequence GTGCTGCCAGTCGCCGAGCCGCCGCGGCTCGACCTGCTCCCGCTGGTGAACTACGCCCCGCCGATCGCCGCAGAGGGGACCCCGCCGGGTCCAGTGGCCGACCTCCTGCCCCTCAACACCGGCGCTCCGCCAACCGCAGAAGCGGATCGCAGCCGGCTGGGCCTCTTGGCCGGTGACCGCCCGGGCAACCCCAACGGGCTCCGAGTCTCCGACGACGTGACCGACATCGCGAGCCGGGCCATCGCGGGCGTGCTCGCCGGCCCACCCTTCGACGGCTTTGCCCACAACCAGATCGACGACGGCGTGAATGCCAACGACGCGCCCCACCTCGAGACCTTCCCGTATGTCGGCTACGCCCACTGCGGCGTCGATAGTCGCCACGTGGACCCCAGCGAGATCGGCTGCACGAGAACGTGCCCCTAG
- a CDS encoding thiolase domain-containing protein, with protein sequence MAELTAVVGIGQTNHAAKRIDVSQAGLIREAAERALEDAQCTWKDIDAVVIGKAPDMFEGIMMPELFLNDAIGGAYKPMLRVHTAGSVGGSTGVVAASLVQAGIHDRVLCVAYEKQSESNATWALTISMPFAVATVVGAGGYFAPLIRGYIARSDCPEDVGIKVAVKDRLNALKNPYAHLHMEDITEDMVRESPMLWDPIRYLETCPSSDGACAMVLTNEKLAGSCKKPAWIHATEMRSEPTMFSGRDQVMPQASLDNAASLYKKAGITNPRKEIDCAEIYVPFAWYEPMWMEGMLISERNKGWEMTLSGATALDGDFPVNMSGGVLSSNPIGASGLLRFAEAALQVRSMAGEHQVDGAKKALGHAYGGGSQYFSTWIVGSEKP encoded by the coding sequence ATGGCCGAGCTCACCGCTGTCGTCGGAATCGGACAGACCAACCACGCGGCGAAGCGCATCGACGTTTCGCAGGCCGGCCTCATTCGGGAGGCCGCGGAGCGCGCCCTCGAAGACGCCCAGTGCACCTGGAAGGACATCGACGCCGTCGTGATCGGGAAGGCTCCCGACATGTTCGAAGGCATTATGATGCCCGAGCTCTTCCTCAACGATGCGATCGGCGGAGCGTACAAGCCGATGCTTCGTGTTCACACCGCCGGAAGCGTCGGTGGCTCGACCGGCGTCGTCGCCGCGAGCCTCGTGCAGGCCGGGATTCACGACCGGGTTCTCTGCGTCGCGTATGAGAAGCAGTCGGAGTCGAATGCGACCTGGGCGCTCACGATCTCGATGCCGTTCGCGGTCGCGACCGTAGTCGGCGCGGGCGGCTACTTCGCCCCGCTTATTCGTGGGTACATCGCCCGCTCCGATTGCCCCGAAGACGTGGGTATCAAGGTTGCGGTGAAGGACCGCCTGAACGCGCTGAAAAATCCCTACGCGCACCTGCACATGGAAGACATTACCGAGGACATGGTGCGCGAGTCGCCCATGCTCTGGGACCCGATCCGCTACCTCGAGACGTGCCCCTCGTCGGACGGCGCCTGCGCGATGGTCTTGACGAACGAGAAGCTCGCTGGAAGCTGCAAGAAGCCGGCGTGGATCCACGCGACCGAGATGCGCAGTGAGCCCACCATGTTCTCCGGACGCGATCAGGTCATGCCGCAGGCCTCGCTGGACAACGCGGCCTCCCTCTACAAGAAGGCGGGCATCACCAATCCCCGCAAAGAGATCGATTGCGCCGAGATCTACGTCCCGTTCGCCTGGTACGAGCCGATGTGGATGGAAGGCATGCTCATCTCCGAGCGGAACAAGGGTTGGGAGATGACTCTCAGCGGAGCCACCGCGCTCGACGGCGACTTCCCGGTGAACATGTCGGGCGGCGTGCTGTCCTCGAATCCGATCGGCGCATCGGGTCTCCTGCGGTTCGCCGAGGCGGCGCTGCAGGTGCGCAGCATGGCGGGCGAGCACCAGGTCGACGGTGCGAAGAAGGCACTGGGCCACGCCTACGGTGGCGGCTCGCAGTACTTCTCGACCTGGATCGTCGGCAGCGAGAAGCCGTAG
- a CDS encoding 3-deoxy-7-phosphoheptulonate synthase, whose amino-acid sequence MASLDNLNTEVLEPLETPRTIRRAHPVTAEIGELVVRTREKIRDILHGRDRDRLFVVVGPCSVHDPDAALEYARRLKTVADRVEESLVVVMRTYFEKPRTTVGWKGLINDPHLDGTCDISTGLDRARALLVEVNGLGLPCASEVLDPVTPQYVADLLSWAAVGARTTESQTHREMASGLSMPIGFKNGTDGRLDSAKNALISARSSHSFLGINADGLTSVVKTTGNADGHVVLRGGRDGTNYGAEAISEAVQLVADFEAARPVMIDTSHDNSGKDHTRQAEVCRQVLKTFEDGQSAVCGLLIESNLAPGKQSWKPDVPLEYGVSITDACIGWDETEKLLDEIADAVRRAKASA is encoded by the coding sequence ATGGCTTCACTCGACAATCTGAACACCGAGGTCCTCGAGCCGCTTGAGACGCCGCGAACGATTCGCAGGGCTCATCCGGTCACAGCGGAGATCGGAGAGCTCGTCGTGCGCACGCGCGAGAAGATTCGCGACATTCTCCACGGCCGCGATCGCGATCGCCTCTTCGTCGTCGTCGGCCCTTGCTCCGTGCACGATCCCGACGCCGCGCTCGAGTACGCACGCCGCCTTAAGACCGTGGCCGACCGCGTGGAGGAGTCCCTCGTTGTGGTCATGCGCACCTACTTCGAGAAGCCGCGCACGACCGTCGGCTGGAAGGGGCTCATCAACGATCCCCACCTGGACGGGACGTGCGACATCAGCACCGGGCTCGATCGTGCGCGTGCTCTCCTCGTGGAGGTGAACGGCCTCGGTCTGCCGTGCGCGAGCGAAGTCCTCGACCCGGTCACGCCGCAGTACGTGGCGGACCTGCTCTCGTGGGCCGCCGTCGGCGCCCGCACGACCGAGAGTCAGACGCACCGGGAGATGGCGAGCGGACTCTCGATGCCCATCGGCTTCAAAAATGGAACCGACGGCCGCTTGGACTCGGCTAAGAACGCCCTCATCTCGGCGCGATCTTCCCATTCGTTCCTCGGGATCAATGCGGACGGCCTGACGTCCGTCGTGAAGACCACGGGAAACGCTGATGGGCACGTCGTGCTCCGCGGCGGCCGCGACGGAACGAACTACGGTGCGGAGGCGATCTCCGAGGCCGTGCAACTCGTCGCCGACTTCGAGGCGGCCCGGCCGGTGATGATCGACACCTCGCACGACAATTCCGGCAAGGACCACACGCGCCAGGCCGAAGTGTGTCGCCAGGTTTTGAAGACGTTCGAAGACGGGCAGTCGGCCGTGTGCGGCCTCTTGATCGAAAGCAATCTCGCGCCCGGGAAGCAGAGCTGGAAACCGGACGTGCCTCTCGAGTACGGCGTCTCAATCACGGACGCCTGCATTGGTTGGGACGAGACCGAGAAGTTGCTCGACGAGATCGCCGACGCCGTGCGCCGTGCGAAGGCCTCTGCGTAG
- a CDS encoding Zn-ribbon domain-containing OB-fold protein has translation MSDEAKDEVVKVIRTPVQLEYSYSAGRSASRFLRSIKQGKLIGQKCPVDGRVYFPSRGSCPQHGVPIEGDPVELADIGTLVTFSIVRIPADTVPLDIPFVTIQVLLDGADTILMHLLSNCDLEKVHMGMRLKAVWKPKEEWEESVANIIYFEPLDEPDADYDSYKEHI, from the coding sequence ATGAGTGACGAAGCCAAAGACGAAGTTGTCAAGGTCATCCGCACGCCCGTTCAGCTCGAGTACAGCTATTCGGCCGGCCGGTCCGCCTCGCGGTTTTTGCGTTCGATCAAGCAAGGGAAGTTGATCGGTCAGAAGTGCCCGGTCGATGGGCGCGTGTACTTCCCGAGCCGCGGCTCGTGTCCGCAGCACGGTGTGCCGATTGAGGGCGACCCCGTCGAGTTGGCGGACATCGGAACCCTCGTGACGTTCTCGATCGTCCGCATCCCGGCTGACACGGTGCCCCTCGACATCCCGTTCGTGACGATCCAGGTCCTGCTCGACGGTGCCGACACGATCCTCATGCATCTGCTGAGCAACTGCGATCTCGAGAAGGTGCACATGGGAATGCGGTTGAAGGCGGTCTGGAAGCCCAAGGAAGAGTGGGAGGAGTCGGTGGCGAACATCATCTACTTCGAGCCGCTCGACGAGCCGGACGCCGACTACGATTCCTACAAGGAGCACATCTGA
- a CDS encoding WbuC family cupin fold metalloprotein, with protein MPQTTTPTWIDHSLLDEVSTAAAESPRRRRNRNFHGEDTSACHRLLNGIEPDSYIRPHRHSHPDKDESILCIRGRLGALFFNADGTLTATKVLDAGGPTIGVDIPHRTFHSLVALEPGTVFFEAKAGPYEPLGEDDIASWAPAEGDNEATSYHAQLAAHFE; from the coding sequence ATGCCGCAAACGACCACTCCCACCTGGATCGACCACAGCCTCCTCGACGAAGTGAGCACCGCCGCCGCCGAGTCGCCGCGCCGTCGGCGCAATCGGAACTTCCACGGCGAGGACACCTCCGCGTGCCATCGCCTGCTGAACGGGATCGAGCCCGATTCCTACATCCGCCCCCACCGGCACTCCCATCCGGACAAGGACGAGTCTATCCTGTGTATCCGCGGCCGGCTCGGTGCCCTCTTTTTCAACGCGGACGGCACGCTCACGGCGACCAAGGTTCTCGACGCGGGAGGTCCGACGATTGGTGTCGACATCCCGCACCGAACGTTCCACTCGCTGGTCGCCCTGGAGCCCGGCACCGTCTTCTTCGAGGCAAAGGCCGGCCCCTACGAACCCCTCGGAGAAGACGATATCGCGTCCTGGGCTCCGGCCGAAGGCGACAACGAAGCGACGAGCTACCACGCGCAGCTCGCCGCGCACTTCGAGTAG
- a CDS encoding ThuA domain-containing protein: protein MRMTGCCQPAAALLSALLLLGGCSGLRVIFPSHDHDTDPPDIPELSRPAVLVLSKTNGFRHEEAIPAAHTALEAIAKKRGWSLFATENGAVINDDDLTKFDVVVFQNTSGPILSETQETALRSWVEKGGGFVGIHGAGGDPSYEWGWYGTDLIGAQFTGHPMGPQFQEATVIVEDSEHPASKHLPANWVRTDEWYSFEESPRNKGVRVLAKLDETTYSPEMHLFYFINTDLRMGEDHPVLWSQCIGEGRSLYSAMGHAASAYEEELYVGVLEGGIAWAAGLEGDC from the coding sequence ATGAGGATGACCGGATGCTGCCAACCCGCCGCCGCGCTTCTGTCCGCACTCCTCCTCCTGGGTGGGTGCAGCGGGCTGCGCGTGATCTTTCCCAGCCACGATCACGATACCGACCCTCCGGACATCCCCGAGTTGAGCCGTCCCGCCGTCCTCGTCCTCTCCAAGACGAACGGCTTCCGGCATGAGGAAGCGATTCCCGCGGCCCACACGGCACTGGAGGCCATTGCGAAGAAGCGAGGCTGGTCGCTCTTTGCCACCGAGAACGGCGCCGTCATCAACGACGACGATCTCACCAAGTTCGACGTCGTCGTCTTCCAGAATACGAGCGGCCCGATTCTGAGTGAGACGCAGGAGACTGCCTTGCGTTCGTGGGTCGAGAAGGGTGGTGGCTTCGTCGGGATCCACGGTGCCGGCGGCGACCCGAGCTACGAGTGGGGCTGGTACGGAACTGATCTGATCGGCGCGCAGTTCACCGGACACCCCATGGGGCCTCAGTTTCAAGAGGCGACCGTCATCGTGGAAGATTCGGAGCACCCCGCCTCCAAGCACCTGCCGGCGAACTGGGTGCGCACCGACGAGTGGTACTCCTTCGAAGAGAGCCCGCGAAACAAAGGGGTGCGTGTCTTGGCGAAGCTCGACGAGACCACCTACTCGCCGGAGATGCATCTCTTTTACTTCATCAATACGGACCTTCGGATGGGCGAAGATCACCCGGTTCTCTGGAGCCAGTGCATCGGCGAGGGGAGATCGCTCTACTCTGCGATGGGGCACGCAGCGAGCGCGTACGAGGAAGAGCTGTACGTCGGCGTCCTCGAGGGCGGAATCGCGTGGGCGGCCGGCCTCGAAGGCGACTGCTAG
- a CDS encoding thiolase domain-containing protein: MRDVAVVAFTQSQSKRREVNLNDTEIVIPVIDELKKSKNLKNEDMDFVCSGSSDYLAGAPFAFVMGLDAVGAWPPVCESHVEMDGAWALYEAWVKIQMGYAEVALVYGFGKPSMGDLPLTMALQLDPYTQTPLWPDAVSMAALQARICLEGGVLTDREMAECASRDRRNAKDNPYAQVKGDFTPEQILADPYLVNPLRKHDCSPISDGASAVLLVAGDRAKDYCDRPAWIKGIEHICEPLDLNVRDLTRSRSTEIAAEKACVGKAKVDVAELSAPFSHQEVLVERALGLRADTNINPSGGAMAGNPMMAVGLSRIGEAAKRIWDGSAGRAVAHATSGPCLQQNLVCVLEGN, from the coding sequence ATGCGTGACGTTGCCGTCGTCGCGTTCACCCAGTCGCAGTCGAAGCGACGCGAGGTGAACCTGAACGACACCGAGATCGTGATCCCGGTGATCGATGAGCTCAAGAAGAGCAAGAACCTCAAGAACGAGGACATGGACTTCGTCTGCTCCGGCTCGAGTGACTATCTCGCCGGCGCGCCCTTCGCTTTCGTGATGGGTCTCGATGCGGTCGGCGCGTGGCCTCCGGTCTGCGAGAGCCACGTGGAGATGGACGGTGCCTGGGCGTTGTACGAGGCCTGGGTCAAGATTCAGATGGGCTACGCCGAAGTGGCGTTGGTCTACGGCTTCGGCAAGCCGTCGATGGGCGATCTTCCGCTCACCATGGCGCTGCAGCTCGATCCCTATACCCAGACGCCGCTGTGGCCGGATGCCGTCAGCATGGCCGCGCTTCAGGCTCGCATCTGTCTCGAGGGCGGCGTTCTCACGGATCGCGAGATGGCCGAGTGCGCAAGCCGCGACCGGCGTAACGCGAAGGACAATCCCTACGCGCAGGTCAAAGGCGATTTTACACCGGAGCAGATCCTCGCGGATCCGTACCTGGTGAACCCGTTGCGGAAACACGATTGCTCGCCGATTTCCGACGGCGCGTCTGCGGTCCTGCTCGTCGCGGGCGACCGAGCGAAAGACTACTGCGATCGGCCTGCCTGGATCAAAGGCATCGAGCACATCTGCGAGCCCCTCGATCTGAACGTGCGCGATCTGACCCGGTCGCGTTCGACTGAGATCGCTGCGGAGAAGGCATGTGTTGGCAAGGCCAAGGTGGACGTGGCGGAGCTTTCCGCGCCCTTCTCACACCAGGAAGTCCTCGTGGAGCGTGCGCTCGGCCTCCGCGCCGACACGAACATCAACCCGTCAGGCGGCGCCATGGCAGGGAACCCGATGATGGCCGTCGGGCTTTCGCGCATCGGCGAAGCGGCCAAGCGCATCTGGGACGGCAGCGCCGGCCGCGCGGTGGCACACGCTACCTCGGGGCCCTGCTTGCAGCAAAATCTCGTGTGCGTTTTGGAGGGGAACTAA